The segment GTCCTCCTGGGACTGGAAAGACAGGGCAGGGCCCTTTGAGTTGAACCAGGCCTCCCCAACGCAGAGCCTGTCTCCGACTCCGTCGCTGGAGTCCTATTCTTCTTCTCCCCGACCCGCTGTGGCTGGGCTGCCCTGTGGGCACGGAGGAGCCACCAATGGGGGCAGTAGGGCCTGCGGTGGCCGTGGGACCGGTGGCCTGGTGGAGGTGGACTACAATATGTTAGCCTTCCAGCCTACCTATCTGCAGGGTGCTGGGGGCCCCAAGGCCCAGAAGGGCGCCAAAGTCAGGATGTCTGTGCAGCGGAGACGGAAGGCaagcgagagggagaagcttcGGATGAGGACCTTGGCCGATGCCCTGCACACCCTCCGGAATTACTTGCCCCCTATGTACAGCCAGAGAGGCCAGCCGCTCACCAAGATCCAGACGCTGAAGTACACCATCAAGTACATCGGAGAACTCACAGATCTCCTCAACGGCGGGAGGGAGCCTCGGCCCCAGAGCGCCTGAGCCCTGCCCCGGGGACCCTGACCCATCCCAGCCCCTGGGCAAGGCGGGGGCAGGAGAGCTTTAAAGACCTGGACTAGCTCACGGAATACCGGCAcataggtgttttttttgttgttgtttttttaatatagtaagCATGGTGACTTTGTTGTCTGCAAAGTTGTGAGGGAATTCCCACTGGACTTGTTGGAGCCACCAGAACACTTAACAGCCAGACAAGCAGGTATTTTGCTTCCAGTTTTCCCACGGTTGCTCAGGAGATGAGCCCCTGGCAAAGAGACCCTTTACTTGGCCTTTCTCTGCCGGTCCCAGGTATTTTAAAGGGTCAATGATTTGCAATGCACTGTGTCAAGAATGTAAAATTGTTACAATTAATCTCTATTTCAGTGGTGGGAGCTTCCTTTCTGGGGCTAACTCATCCCATATTTTGTATAGCATCCAGCGTGACTTCTGGATTCTTATTTAGAAAGTTTTGTATCAAGTAAAGGGCTATagcatttctggttttattttgtttgtgtgcttgtgtgtgcttgtgtgtgtgtatgtgtctgtgcgCGCCTCGAGTGCTTGTGTGTGTTTGACTATAATCATGCCTTTTCTTTTGCAGGAACCCAAATCACATAGACGCAGAAGGAATTAGCATCATGGTAAATAGCAAGGCCCAGGCAGACAGGCTACATTGAGATACAGTGAAGTAAAGGGGAGCGCCTCTTCTCTTGATGCAGGGGACGGGAGGCTGCGCGCTGGGTGCCGGGGGATGAGCAgataggaaggaggaggaagtgggggaggacTCAGCCCCACAGCGTGGGCCTAAAGCAGGGCTGGGGGCAAGCACTCTATGCTCCAGTGCTGGTATGAAAATAACCTCATTGACTCCCTTCGCTTGCTCATTTCTCAAATGACGTGATTGGTTCAAAAAGTGTAAGAGACTATTTTAATTCTATAGATGAGCGAAAGGGTTGGGATTAGAATTCAGGTCTGTCTCTAGCACCCACCCCCCAGAGGTATTAGTTCTTCCCCCACacatcctctcctcctctctaccCTCTGCCCCATCACCCCACACACACCTATGCACAAATAGGCTCCCGAGCCCAGTGCTCCGACTCAGGGTGGGTGATGCACACTCTCAGCTTGGCCAATGTGAATGGCACAAGGCATTGAAAAGGGGGCTTTGAATTAAGGTGATTCACAAaatctttgaattaattttttttttaaggctgcattTTTCTCCCAATGGTTATTAaccatttgcattattttttcaataaatagtctGTTAAGGCTCGCagttgtttcttttcctattggtgccttttcttctttgtaatgACACATTAACAAAAGCAGTAGATGTGTTACAATTTCATGTATAACCTCTCCACTTTTTCCCTTTGtggatacacacatatacaaataaatatagacatatatacatttaaaaatgcctttaattctgcaaattgctttttctttttttttttttacttagcaataCATAATAAAAGTCCTTCCGATGTAACACAGATAAATCTGTGATGGAAGTACCATTATTACCTTGATTTtgattttacagaggaggaaagagaagggcagGCTAGCTCTGAGGTGCACATGTGTAGAGCGAAGTGGATATCAGAGGTTCAATGGGCAAAGTCACAGGTGTtgcaatatttgtttaatgagtcaccttttgaataatatttaggttgtttcagttttttgttaCGAAAAAATGCTGTAACAAACATTGCAGACAACTAGATTTATCCACGGATATTTTAAGTAGCCTGGAAATTTCCCGGAAATGGGATTCTTGGACCAGAGtgtatgcacattttaaatttaaataaagactctTAGATGACTTTTCTAAAAGTTTACAGTTATTTACAGTCCCTCTAATATTATGCAACCGAACCAGCTGTCCTACTGGATATGACCAAtatttaatggattaaaaaatggtTAGGTCACTGTtgtgttaattttaatttccccATCTACTATTTGAGATggtgcatctttattttttaatttttttatttttttactttatgggACTTTTGTCCATTTTGGTTCCTCTGCTGTAACTTgtctttttatgttcttttttatttttctactgtgttacttgtctttttgttaatttgggagagttctttgtatattatgCATATTGAAAATGTTTCCTCCCGATCTATCATTTTTGAAAGTCCTTGCTTATGGTatcatatatttatgattttgatTATGGTATTTTTTGCTCTAGGAAGCCTTGCATTTTTAGACGATCAAATCTCTCCCCTTTTTTGGCTtatgtgttttttccttttgcttaattTTTCCCAGTCCCGAGGCTATCCaaacattctgattttttcaaatattttcataattatttgtatatgtctctttttttaaaataaatgttatgcaccatttttttaagtaggctccacgctcagtgtgaacccaacatggggcttgaacccacaaccctgagatcaagaccctagatgagatcaagagtcggatgctcaactgatggagccacccaggtgcccctctatgtaCCTTTAATATACCTGCGTTTTATTTTCGTCTATAGTGCAAAGAAGGAATCTAACTTTATTTCTGATTAGTGTTCTTACAGCTGAAGAATAAGTATATATTGTCATCAAGAGTGATGAGTTGTGGTGGGGCAGAGTTGCTAAAATATCATTCTATGAATACAAACCTTCATCAACTTCTTATATATTTGTTGCTGGTGCTTTACAGAAGAAACTAGAAAGTGTTGGACAGTATAAAGATTTTCTTCAAGGGACTCTGCCCTGTGCATGTATAGATATTCACGTGAGAGAATATGTTTGTGCACATGTAtctgtatatgtatttgtgtgcatgtgtgtgtgtggtttcatGTGTTGGGGAGGAGGATTGGGGAAGATAGTAATATGAGGAAGGGGATGTCTAGCCTTTGGTCAGGTTTTAGATTAATTGCTGTTTTCcttgccatttttaaaagattgggaCCCAAATGCTcttggctttgatttttttcaagctcAAGCATTAAGAAGGGTTTATAAATAGCTTGGGTAATTTTGgttgccctggggcgcctgggtggctcagtcgttaagcgtctgccttcggctcaggtcatgatcccagggtcctgggatcgagccccacgtcgggcttcctgctccgcgggaagcctgcttctccctctcccactcctcctgcttgtgttctctctcttgctgtgtctctctctgtcaaataaataaataaaaaatcttaaaaaaaaaagatttggttgCCCTTGGGGACCAGATACTATGGATGAGTTAGAGGAGTTGCTTGTCCTCACTCTCCAAAAACCTGGAAAACCACAGACTCAACTACTAGCTGGGCTGGCCCTCAGGACTCCTAAGGGGTCCATGGAGGGcaaacatttggaaaatgaggAGAAGGTGACAGCTTTGTGGGAGGGGGCCTCTGGCTCTGGGTCTTGTCAGACAGACATGAGCTCAGCATGGCGGCAGTCTGCTGCAGGCTGGCTCTGCAGCTCCAGCCCTGTCCAGGAGACTCAGCTGTGCATCAGCGGACTCCGGCAGCAATCCCCAGTGAAGATGCCTCCCCTGGGGGAGGGTAGCTGGACCAGGTCCCTGAATCCTCTAGGGAGCATTTAGAAGCAGCTGGCCCGGGCAAAGCTCATAAATCGGAAGAAGTTATTCTGGTGCTTGGACAGGGAACTGCAATTTGTGTGTGTCTACTATGTGGTGgtcagatttttatatttattattttggtaatCCTCCTCACAATTCCAGGAGCTGGGCATTATTGGTCCCGTCTTgaggatgaggaaactaaggtttgGGCTAGCTCAACAGCACAAAGCCCTATGATTAGCTAGTGGCACATGGTTGACTAGTTAGCTGGAGAGCTCAGCTCTAAGTCCAAAGCTTGGGCCCTTCTCTGAGTCATGCAGCCTCTCCTTCCAGCTCACCCCAGGACACTGTGGGCTGGGCAGTGGAGAGCTTTACCCGCAAAGGCTTGCTCCCCTGGTTCTCGACTGTTTCTTTGCTTCCCCAtctcttctcttatttctttcaacCATCAGAAGCATTTCTGATGAGACTGTCATTCCTCTTGTCCTCTAAATTATTTCCCTTTGaacttctgcctctgtccccagcacTTCCTCAGAAATTCCTTCCACTTCCTTGCTGGCACCTAGGATGAACCACCGAGGAAACCTGACTTCTGTTCATTTGTGTTCAATAAAGTGTTCCACAATTCACACCAGGCTGaggtttctttgttcttcttgtAGTTTCTGCCACATTAGCTAATTGGGAGAGAAGCCATAGCAGCGGTGGGGGAGATCCTTTGCAAATTGACAAGGAGACAAAATTACCTTTACttcaggatatttaaaaaaaaaaaaaaaaggcagcaaaagAAGATGGATATGGAAGTGAGTTCGGGTGTTGTTGCCTTTGGGGTCCTGTTACAGTAGCTTAGTTATGTGCCTACTCTGAGGAGTCATTTCCTTCCTATACACACTCCGGGCTTCAGAAAGGGCTGGGCCTTGACCCCAGGCTGGCTTGAAGGCAGCCAGAGTTTGGCACTCTCCTCTTATCCTTCTCTGGCAATCTGAGAGGGGTCtacctcaaaaaatgaaatattgaagcCAAAATGATGCCTCTTAGAGTAACTGGAAGGACTTGATCTTAATATTTTGGTTCCAGGAAGGCCCTTAAACTGTGAGAAGGAAGCAAAGAACTTCTGAGGAAGTGGGGAAAAAGACGATTATTTGTCTCTTGGGTTTGGAAACCACTGAAACCTCCTTCCCTTAGCAGAGTCTCCCACTAAGTTCTTCTGCAAATGAACTCTATTGACTTCCGTTTTTCTTCATTAAGTGAAGAggtgaggagggcagggctgaggtCGGGGAAGCTGTAGGAAACACCCCCATGGGCTGTTCCCAGCATAGCCAATAACAGTTGTGGATTCATCATCTGAGGTGTCAGGCTCAGGGCCAAGGTCTCTACATACTTTTTCTCCTTCAGACTTGACAGCTAACAATAGCACATGGCTATTATTAGCCCACTTTGCAAATAAAGAAACAGGGTCAGAGAGGTCCAGtcaccttgcccaaggtcacgtaaTTGGTGCCGAGCCGAGGGTTCCACCAGCTCTGCTTGACTCATTCTTGTGGCAATTCTAGGCTCCATCTGCCAGGAATGAAGCAAACAAATAGGAAAGTCTCTGCATTTGGGCCTTTCCCACCAGCCCATGCTCTCGTTTGAAAAAGCTTACATTCGCATTTGCATGGTCCAAACAAACTTATCAGGATGTATATAGATCAGGGCAGAGTTTCAATTGTGATACCCTTCCTCGTCTCCTCCTACATGATGCGGAGCATGATCCTTCTCTCTTATAAAACGGAACATGAGAAAAGTGTGGGGCTTTCGTCACAACGTTGGGGCGTTTGTATGCCTCCAGAGGTATGGTAAACTAGATTTCAAGAAATACCTATTCTTAGGGACTAAAGCTTACACActcttttccttcagtttcttttagACACGaaataacaaaactgaaaacggcaattataatgataataacaacaaCTAGTATTTGCTGTGTGCTTACTCGTGGTAAggcactggtttttaaaaaatttttagaaagattttgtgtatttatttgagagagagaaacagagacagaatgagtggcagggaggggcaaagggagagggaaaagccgaCTCCCCcctggggggcttgatcccaggatcccaaggtcatgaccagagctaaagtcagacacttaactgactgagccacccaggtgcccccaggcaaTGTTCTAAGTACCTGAAATAGCTATTTTAACCGCTCTGA is part of the Neomonachus schauinslandi chromosome 10, ASM220157v2, whole genome shotgun sequence genome and harbors:
- the MSGN1 gene encoding mesogenin-1 — protein: MDNLRETFLSLEEGLGPSDSPGLLSSWDWKDRAGPFELNQASPTQSLSPTPSLESYSSSPRPAVAGLPCGHGGATNGGSRACGGRGTGGLVEVDYNMLAFQPTYLQGAGGPKAQKGAKVRMSVQRRRKASEREKLRMRTLADALHTLRNYLPPMYSQRGQPLTKIQTLKYTIKYIGELTDLLNGGREPRPQSA